The following proteins are encoded in a genomic region of Lachnospiraceae bacterium KM106-2:
- a CDS encoding integral membrane protein produces MILCLFIIFFVLLVAIGGERGVNGFFTLCFQAIMLILTLVLVNSGLNAIVVTLAVCIVIAIVTLIAQNGCNVKTISAFVAVGIVLVMMTLFITQITTRAKIQGFSSEQQEISESDGFLDDGSLSMVDIEIAVILIGFMGAIMDTALAITSAMKEVDHHNPELTRKRLFSSGLTIGREILGTMINTLFFAFIGEMLTLLILLNKEYTFVKLINSKLFVSELLKILFSGIGSVLIIPTAAVIGAYCIKQKGQALES; encoded by the coding sequence ATGATCTTATGTCTTTTTATTATCTTCTTCGTATTATTAGTTGCAATTGGAGGAGAAAGAGGTGTAAATGGTTTCTTTACATTGTGTTTTCAAGCAATTATGCTGATTCTTACTTTGGTTTTAGTAAATAGCGGCTTGAATGCAATTGTAGTCACTTTGGCGGTATGTATTGTTATCGCTATTGTCACATTAATTGCTCAAAATGGATGTAATGTGAAGACGATATCGGCTTTTGTAGCAGTTGGTATTGTTTTAGTTATGATGACCTTATTTATTACTCAGATCACTACAAGAGCGAAGATTCAAGGATTTTCTTCAGAGCAGCAGGAAATCAGTGAGTCAGATGGATTTTTGGATGATGGTTCTCTTTCTATGGTTGATATTGAGATTGCAGTCATATTGATTGGGTTTATGGGAGCTATCATGGATACTGCTCTTGCTATCACTTCAGCAATGAAAGAAGTTGATCATCACAATCCTGAGTTAACAAGAAAGAGATTATTTAGTTCAGGACTAACAATAGGACGTGAGATTCTTGGTACTATGATCAATACCTTATTTTTTGCGTTTATTGGAGAGATGTTAACATTACTGATCTTACTAAATAAGGAATATACCTTTGTTAAGCTGATCAATTCTAAATTATTTGTATCAGAGCTGCTTAAAATCTTGTTTAGTGGAATCGGCAGCGTTCTTATAATTCCGACTGCAGCAGTGATCGGAGCCTATTGTATAAAACAAAAGGGGCAAGCATTGGAATCATAA
- a CDS encoding DNA helicase related protein, translating to MEGMQVHFKKWRERLLDIGKQNRLISCRETKHGSLKLVSPDLDVIYEQLVVREQKLSFGNEEDGLILRSNRTETVERQTLKTLRDKSIIAMEEQGVPILFLAFGFLKWKEDVELTSPLVLLPVNLLCNTEHTKYTIQGFEEGIITNPTLTYKLEQELELSLPQFDKDQESILDYLMRVQDSVEHKGFEVTFDCMMGLFSYLKMTMYEDLGANEENIYEHPVLRAFLGDKSRLPDIPEQYNHYNHDEYGKPAETFQVLDADSSQQDAILYSKQGVSFVLQGPPGTGKSQTITNIIAEALALNKKVLFVSEKMAALEVVYQKMQEVGLADFCLPLHSHKANKKEVMDELGRTLLLDPVQAKDENIYELEALKEQRKRLNQYAEELHTICEPLHASIYEINGRLSKLYMRPDVEFEMDHAAGMTKDELHQYMYVLSEYEKVLDKFSCHLKAHPVYGLKKESLSREERHDIIVGMEEISGKIATLNDVLHGIMEEFDLYVPPSMEGAKELQAILNLAKNAPEVPKQLIYVEDVKKTEGLAGNAQDVFNEKERLEEVLEEAFLVDYKEVDGTEAVHQLDLMIDEIKEFLNPKQFLSNNEIMTAMPMLLPLLEDERIAIQKAMDAEKVLAGLLEITPARNLNELEQHVKEYEWLKLDTNPTIGWFDRAKYKSNQHKLEEITSLQEAKAALEDDILDDFVPEIFRLDAEDLLYKFEHEYVGVTKVLRREYRRDMDRIRKMSRNVHAKLEDDDVIQILTALSKVKDYEAALSPKADWMKRYLGNYYQGSTTNYDLVNKKLKEFKQILDYYQDTPMPEYLKKALLDGVSMDEMFHQNFYTLHAFVNQRHDQVLIQLFGTETDWTDALFESTLQVICETSEKMAMLDQIISLVRIKPESKMPYTERYSIFKKLVRYQQIEEEYKDLKRELKRVFGAIYQEEETDWNLIKDSLSWLSKMREYTREQKVSIRFIESCLVKDKKEGLTDTRNYLNWCVDDITKDFVWFESLFDEQLDLSNEKLYVILNNLEQVGLKPELLDQWIEYKKVRKDCETLGLKEYLDEIEEKDVNPSLTTDTFLKRFYSLWLDSVVPNYPAVSSFGVSGFEDTRNDFDKLDVNQLAIARARINERILKNRPNLDIALNADDEVGILKRELNKKHKTMSLRRLFETIPNLLTSLKPCFMMSPLSVSLFLPSDLYEFDLVIFDEASQIRTEDAIGAILRGKQVVIAGDSEQLPPTNFFSKQVSTEAEDSDNYFIATAQPEKETYESVLEEAETILPERTLRWHYRSKDESLIAFSNAKIYNHNLITFPSTYEYEEHSGVEYIYVEDAIYDRGGKKHNEKEALKAAELIMEHARERSSRSLGVITFSESQQREVERQLSILRKENPEVEDFFAEDKKEPFFIKNLENVQGDERDTIIFSIGYGKDASGNLSMNFGPLSKKGGYRRLNVAVTRAKYNLKLVGSILPDDMDVSNSSTEGVKMLKSYMEYARNRKEVLKRELTFNDRSLLAAPFEEAIYEYLTSHDYEVEMKVGCSGYRIDLAVVHPNKPGHYVLGIQCDGETYHSARTARERERLRHTVLNDMGWNICRIYSTDWIKNPFIEGQKLLEIIENSINSYC from the coding sequence ATGGAGGGAATGCAAGTCCATTTTAAAAAGTGGCGTGAGAGACTGCTTGATATCGGGAAACAGAATCGACTCATCAGCTGCAGGGAAACAAAGCATGGCAGTTTGAAGCTTGTTTCACCAGATTTGGACGTTATATACGAACAACTGGTCGTAAGAGAGCAGAAGCTTTCTTTTGGAAATGAAGAAGATGGGCTTATCTTACGTTCAAATCGTACAGAGACAGTTGAAAGACAGACATTAAAGACATTAAGAGATAAATCCATTATTGCAATGGAAGAACAGGGAGTTCCGATTCTATTCTTAGCATTCGGATTCCTTAAGTGGAAAGAAGATGTTGAATTAACATCACCGTTAGTGCTGTTACCGGTGAATTTATTATGTAATACAGAACATACAAAGTATACAATACAAGGATTTGAGGAAGGAATTATTACTAATCCAACATTAACCTATAAATTAGAACAAGAGCTAGAGTTGAGCCTTCCACAGTTTGATAAGGATCAGGAGAGTATTTTAGATTATTTAATGCGTGTTCAGGATTCTGTGGAGCATAAAGGATTTGAAGTGACGTTTGATTGTATGATGGGATTGTTTTCATATCTTAAGATGACGATGTATGAGGATCTTGGGGCAAATGAAGAAAATATTTATGAGCATCCAGTATTACGAGCATTTTTAGGTGATAAGAGTCGTTTGCCTGATATTCCGGAGCAGTATAATCACTATAATCATGATGAATATGGAAAACCTGCAGAGACATTTCAAGTATTAGATGCAGATTCCAGTCAGCAGGATGCAATCCTTTATTCCAAACAAGGAGTTAGTTTTGTATTACAAGGACCTCCGGGAACGGGAAAGAGTCAGACGATTACGAATATTATTGCGGAAGCACTTGCACTGAATAAAAAGGTATTATTTGTATCGGAGAAAATGGCTGCTCTAGAGGTTGTTTATCAAAAGATGCAGGAAGTAGGACTGGCTGATTTCTGTCTTCCTTTGCACAGTCATAAGGCTAATAAAAAAGAGGTTATGGATGAGTTAGGAAGAACTTTATTATTAGATCCAGTCCAAGCTAAAGATGAGAATATCTATGAATTAGAAGCGTTGAAGGAACAGAGAAAGCGCTTGAATCAATATGCGGAAGAGCTTCATACAATATGTGAGCCGTTGCATGCATCTATCTACGAGATCAATGGGCGCTTATCTAAATTATATATGCGCCCGGATGTAGAGTTCGAGATGGATCATGCCGCAGGTATGACAAAAGATGAGCTTCATCAGTATATGTATGTACTTTCAGAATACGAAAAGGTATTGGACAAGTTCTCCTGTCATTTAAAAGCTCATCCGGTATATGGCTTAAAGAAAGAGAGTCTATCCAGAGAAGAACGCCATGACATCATAGTTGGAATGGAAGAAATCTCAGGAAAAATTGCTACTTTAAATGATGTTTTACATGGAATCATGGAAGAGTTCGATCTTTATGTTCCACCATCAATGGAGGGAGCAAAAGAGTTACAAGCTATTTTAAATCTGGCTAAGAATGCGCCAGAGGTTCCAAAACAGCTGATTTATGTGGAAGATGTAAAGAAGACAGAAGGATTAGCAGGAAATGCACAAGATGTCTTTAATGAAAAAGAACGTTTAGAAGAAGTTTTAGAAGAAGCGTTTCTCGTAGATTATAAAGAGGTAGATGGTACAGAAGCCGTACATCAGTTAGATCTTATGATCGATGAGATTAAAGAGTTCTTAAACCCGAAACAGTTTCTTTCTAATAATGAAATCATGACAGCAATGCCTATGTTACTTCCACTATTAGAGGATGAACGAATTGCGATCCAAAAAGCAATGGATGCAGAAAAGGTATTAGCCGGTCTCCTAGAGATCACTCCGGCAAGGAATTTAAATGAGTTAGAACAGCATGTGAAGGAATACGAATGGCTTAAGTTAGATACGAATCCTACGATTGGATGGTTTGATCGTGCAAAATATAAGAGCAATCAGCACAAACTTGAGGAAATTACAAGTTTACAAGAGGCAAAAGCTGCACTCGAAGATGATATCTTAGATGATTTCGTTCCAGAGATATTCCGCTTAGATGCAGAAGATCTATTATATAAATTTGAACATGAGTATGTCGGAGTAACCAAGGTATTGCGTAGAGAATATCGAAGAGACATGGATCGCATTAGAAAAATGTCTAGAAATGTTCATGCTAAGTTAGAAGATGATGATGTAATTCAGATTTTAACTGCACTTTCTAAAGTGAAGGATTATGAAGCAGCACTTAGCCCAAAAGCAGATTGGATGAAACGATATCTTGGTAATTATTATCAGGGTAGTACGACAAATTATGATCTGGTAAATAAGAAGTTAAAAGAGTTCAAACAGATCCTCGATTATTACCAGGATACTCCGATGCCAGAATATCTAAAAAAGGCATTGCTTGATGGAGTGTCTATGGATGAGATGTTCCACCAGAACTTCTATACTCTACATGCATTTGTAAATCAAAGACATGATCAAGTATTGATCCAGTTATTTGGAACAGAGACAGATTGGACTGATGCATTATTTGAATCCACCTTACAGGTTATTTGTGAGACAAGTGAGAAGATGGCAATGTTAGATCAGATCATTTCTTTAGTTAGGATTAAGCCAGAATCTAAGATGCCATATACAGAACGATATAGTATCTTTAAGAAGTTAGTTCGTTATCAACAGATTGAAGAGGAATATAAAGACTTAAAGAGAGAGTTGAAACGAGTATTTGGTGCGATCTATCAGGAAGAAGAGACCGATTGGAATTTAATTAAGGATTCCTTATCATGGCTTTCTAAGATGAGAGAGTACACAAGGGAACAAAAAGTCAGCATTCGTTTTATCGAATCTTGTCTCGTAAAGGATAAGAAAGAAGGACTTACCGATACGCGCAATTATTTAAATTGGTGTGTCGATGATATTACAAAGGATTTTGTATGGTTTGAGAGCTTATTTGATGAGCAGCTAGACTTATCCAATGAGAAGCTTTATGTTATCTTAAATAATCTGGAACAAGTGGGATTGAAACCAGAGCTTTTAGATCAGTGGATCGAATATAAGAAAGTAAGAAAAGACTGCGAGACACTAGGTCTTAAGGAATATTTGGATGAGATTGAAGAAAAAGATGTGAATCCTTCTCTTACAACAGATACATTCCTTAAGAGATTCTATTCCTTATGGCTAGATAGCGTAGTTCCTAATTACCCGGCTGTTTCAAGCTTTGGAGTAAGTGGATTTGAAGATACCAGAAATGATTTTGACAAGTTAGATGTGAATCAGCTTGCGATTGCACGAGCAAGAATCAACGAACGTATTTTAAAAAATCGTCCAAATCTAGATATTGCTTTAAACGCAGATGATGAAGTTGGAATCTTAAAGCGTGAGTTAAATAAAAAGCATAAGACAATGTCATTACGCAGACTTTTTGAGACGATACCAAATCTTTTGACATCATTGAAACCTTGTTTTATGATGTCACCATTATCCGTAAGTTTATTTCTTCCAAGTGATCTATATGAATTTGACCTTGTAATCTTTGATGAGGCGAGTCAGATCCGTACGGAGGATGCAATCGGTGCTATTTTACGTGGAAAACAGGTTGTAATTGCAGGAGATAGCGAGCAGCTTCCACCGACGAATTTCTTTTCAAAACAGGTTTCTACAGAAGCAGAAGATAGTGATAACTATTTTATTGCAACAGCGCAGCCGGAGAAAGAGACTTATGAATCGGTATTAGAAGAAGCGGAGACGATCCTTCCAGAACGTACATTACGTTGGCACTATAGAAGTAAGGATGAGAGTCTGATCGCTTTCTCCAATGCGAAGATCTATAATCATAATCTCATCACGTTCCCATCGACCTATGAATATGAAGAACATAGCGGTGTGGAATATATTTATGTAGAAGATGCCATCTATGATCGTGGCGGTAAGAAGCATAATGAAAAGGAAGCACTCAAAGCAGCAGAATTGATCATGGAACATGCAAGGGAGCGAAGCAGTCGATCGCTTGGCGTGATCACGTTTAGTGAGAGTCAACAGAGAGAAGTAGAACGTCAGTTAAGTATTCTTAGAAAAGAGAATCCTGAAGTTGAAGATTTCTTTGCAGAAGATAAGAAGGAACCTTTCTTTATTAAGAACCTGGAGAATGTTCAGGGGGATGAACGAGATACGATCATCTTTAGTATCGGGTATGGAAAAGATGCTTCTGGAAATCTTTCGATGAATTTTGGACCTCTTAGTAAAAAGGGAGGATATCGAAGATTGAACGTAGCGGTAACCCGTGCAAAATATAATCTGAAATTAGTAGGTTCTATTCTACCAGATGATATGGATGTATCGAATAGTTCAACAGAAGGCGTAAAGATGCTGAAGTCTTATATGGAATATGCGAGAAATCGTAAAGAAGTATTAAAGCGAGAGTTGACATTTAATGATCGCAGTTTACTGGCAGCTCCATTTGAAGAAGCTATTTATGAGTATCTAACTAGTCATGATTATGAAGTAGAGATGAAAGTTGGATGCAGCGGATACCGCATTGATCTTGCAGTTGTTCATCCAAATAAGCCAGGTCATTATGTATTAGGAATTCAGTGTGATGGAGAAACCTATCATTCTGCCAGAACGGCAAGGGAGAGAGAACGTCTTCGTCATACCGTTTTAAATGATATGGGATGGAATATCTGTCGAATCTATTCCACAGATTGGATCAAGAATCCATTTATTGAAGGACAGAAATTATTAGAGATTATCGAAAATTCGATCAATAGTTATTGCTAA
- a CDS encoding cell surface protein has protein sequence MIGCISTKKKQISRIAIVITILVFTCLGYSIQAGARTDDQFMVTKKAEINIQKFLTDKKVDMSKPESYSKEIADAFQKAFDSVKNDYELKSGEYVQINVPAGTYYINKRLKIRSNTYLKLDSNAVIKNLNRSPSGPMLANYYTNSADTKYKGYDGASNIVIDGGTWDGNVGSQNDIDSGFSNMIFVHAKNIVIKNLTVKSNFQGHLIELAGVQNGHILNCTLQDYITKTETASSNKDKEAIQLDITHDDTMVPTMGGYDDTVCKDIVIKGNRIENFSRGIGSHAAVRGIYNQNITIEGNTFVNVANEGILAYNYRKVNITGNTFNNVGTSIKILNKTGSVEASYKETLSGVSTTYPSNYEISITNNTINSTKTGSTAEITLEDKKEKVLGNTVISGNTISTAKNAISICGTKSTNVSGNNITKATKGIIIQNGNGDSITSNSIANCSAGAIMNDAKSTNLSIKQNSISGGSYGIRLYNTQNSTVEGNQVNSTGNTGIYLYNNCSGISVSGNSVSKSGSYGILLNNTVSNSNVANNSVKYSAKKGITVCTNSNNNQVVNNDIGYNKTNGIDVNDKCTNVNITGNKVYNNGQIGVYVNSNVSGVNIESNTVYMNKQNGIGLKSNCSNSTIKLNTVHKNGKIGISINSKCNNIVVTSNSINSSGSNGIGVSDYSTNTTITSNKVGSNKKHGISIYNNSNNISVTSNNIFRNRQYGVSVSTKSVKAKVQKNTLSNNTKSAIYVKSSDSATIKNNQLKNNKTTPIMVKSSKKCSVGTFSTPKVNGVKKSTKKLKVSTAKTNKVIAYVGKKKLKVTNVKKIDKKTKKKKATGDFTAPLSKLKKNNKISIYVSDKGSNKVTISKTVK, from the coding sequence ATGATAGGGTGCATATCAACAAAGAAAAAGCAGATCAGTCGGATTGCTATCGTTATAACAATTCTTGTTTTCACATGTCTTGGTTATTCTATACAAGCAGGCGCTAGAACAGATGATCAATTTATGGTGACAAAGAAAGCAGAAATTAATATACAAAAATTCTTAACTGACAAAAAAGTAGATATGAGTAAACCAGAATCTTATAGTAAAGAAATTGCAGATGCATTTCAAAAAGCATTTGATTCTGTAAAAAATGATTATGAATTGAAGTCAGGCGAGTACGTACAGATTAATGTACCAGCCGGAACTTATTATATTAATAAAAGACTTAAAATTCGTTCGAATACGTATTTAAAATTGGATTCCAATGCTGTGATCAAGAATTTGAATCGTTCTCCTTCCGGCCCCATGTTAGCGAACTATTATACCAATTCAGCAGATACTAAGTATAAAGGTTATGATGGTGCAAGTAATATTGTTATCGATGGTGGAACTTGGGATGGTAATGTAGGATCACAAAATGATATAGATTCCGGTTTCTCCAATATGATATTTGTTCATGCAAAAAATATCGTGATCAAAAATCTTACTGTAAAAAGTAATTTTCAAGGCCATTTAATCGAGTTAGCAGGTGTGCAAAATGGACATATCTTAAATTGTACTTTACAGGACTATATTACTAAAACAGAAACAGCATCTAGTAATAAGGACAAAGAGGCAATTCAATTAGATATCACTCATGATGATACTATGGTTCCTACCATGGGAGGTTATGATGATACGGTATGTAAAGATATTGTGATCAAAGGAAATCGAATTGAAAACTTTTCAAGAGGAATTGGTTCTCATGCTGCAGTAAGAGGAATCTATAATCAGAATATCACAATAGAAGGGAATACCTTTGTAAATGTAGCCAATGAAGGAATTCTTGCATACAATTATCGTAAAGTAAATATTACAGGTAATACTTTTAATAATGTTGGAACATCAATTAAAATTTTAAATAAGACAGGTAGCGTTGAAGCTTCTTACAAGGAGACTTTATCAGGAGTTTCCACAACTTATCCAAGCAACTACGAAATCTCAATTACCAATAATACGATCAACAGTACTAAAACAGGAAGTACAGCTGAAATCACATTAGAAGACAAGAAAGAGAAAGTCTTAGGTAATACTGTAATTAGCGGCAATACAATTTCTACAGCAAAAAATGCGATCTCTATTTGTGGTACGAAGAGTACGAATGTCAGTGGAAATAATATTACCAAAGCAACGAAAGGTATTATTATTCAAAATGGAAATGGCGATTCGATCACTAGTAACAGTATTGCAAACTGTAGTGCAGGCGCTATTATGAATGATGCAAAAAGTACAAATCTTTCAATTAAACAGAATAGTATTTCTGGTGGCAGTTACGGAATACGATTGTATAATACTCAGAATTCCACAGTTGAGGGAAATCAAGTAAATAGTACCGGAAACACAGGAATCTATTTATATAATAACTGTAGTGGAATCAGCGTTAGTGGTAATAGTGTTAGCAAGAGCGGTTCTTATGGTATTTTATTAAATAATACAGTTAGTAATTCTAATGTTGCGAATAACTCGGTTAAGTATTCAGCAAAAAAAGGAATTACAGTATGTACAAATAGTAATAATAATCAGGTCGTAAATAATGATATCGGATATAACAAAACAAATGGTATCGATGTAAATGATAAGTGCACCAACGTTAATATAACTGGAAATAAAGTATATAACAATGGACAGATCGGTGTTTATGTTAATAGTAATGTCTCTGGAGTAAATATAGAAAGCAATACCGTTTATATGAATAAGCAAAACGGAATTGGATTGAAATCAAATTGTTCAAATAGTACCATCAAATTGAATACGGTACATAAAAATGGAAAAATAGGTATCTCAATCAATAGTAAGTGTAATAATATTGTTGTAACATCCAATTCGATCAATTCCAGCGGATCAAATGGAATAGGAGTAAGTGATTATTCAACAAATACGACTATTACTTCTAATAAGGTTGGAAGCAATAAGAAACATGGTATTTCAATATATAATAATAGTAATAATATTTCGGTTACTTCAAATAATATTTTTAGGAATCGCCAATATGGAGTTTCTGTTAGTACAAAATCAGTAAAGGCAAAAGTACAAAAGAATACGCTATCTAATAATACTAAAAGTGCTATTTATGTAAAGAGTTCAGATTCTGCAACAATTAAGAACAATCAATTAAAGAATAATAAAACGACACCGATCATGGTGAAATCATCAAAGAAATGCAGTGTAGGAACCTTCTCAACACCTAAGGTTAACGGAGTAAAGAAGTCTACCAAGAAATTAAAAGTATCGACAGCAAAGACAAACAAAGTGATTGCTTATGTCGGAAAGAAAAAATTAAAAGTAACAAACGTAAAGAAAATTGATAAAAAGACAAAGAAAAAGAAAGCTACGGGCGATTTTACAGCTCCATTATCAAAGTTAAAGAAAAATAATAAGATAAGCATTTATGTTTCTGATAAGGGAAGTAATAAAGTAACAATTTCAAAAACAGTTAAATAA
- a CDS encoding cell division trigger factor, translating into MNGKGNEMKKIKIMTLLLAMSLLAVGCNKKNSSNKSTASASPSPSATASASPYTDKEETKILNTDISGDVTLGEYIGIKVTKDKIEVSDEDVQSQIDSTLKDNATNVEVKDRKTIKKGDIVNIDFVGKKDGKAFDGGSATGYDLTIGSNQFIEGFEDKLIGKKVGTKQKLNLTFPTNYSNTELAGQKVVFEVTINKIQKSETPKLNDAFVKKVSKKSKTVAEYKKEVKASLESEKKTEAESNVKSDVMNKIIKNAKVKTYPKDQVKYYGYIAQTSLEQQLTQSGMTLDSYLEQIGKTQKDFEKEVESVGKSTTKQKMVFQAIAKKENIKVTDAEYKKQLKSLLSAYSLKDEAALIEKYGNAPIADMKQYLLYQKVIDFVVDKAKVTESK; encoded by the coding sequence ATGAATGGAAAGGGTAATGAGATGAAAAAAATTAAGATCATGACTTTACTGCTTGCTATGTCTTTATTGGCAGTGGGGTGCAACAAAAAAAATAGCAGTAATAAGAGTACAGCAAGTGCGAGCCCAAGCCCATCGGCAACAGCATCTGCAAGTCCATATACAGACAAAGAAGAGACTAAAATTTTAAATACAGATATATCTGGAGATGTGACTTTAGGAGAATATATTGGAATTAAAGTAACAAAGGATAAAATTGAAGTATCAGATGAAGATGTACAATCTCAAATTGACTCTACATTAAAAGATAATGCTACTAATGTAGAAGTAAAAGATCGTAAGACTATTAAAAAAGGCGATATCGTTAATATTGACTTCGTAGGTAAAAAAGATGGAAAAGCTTTTGATGGTGGTTCTGCAACAGGATATGATTTAACAATCGGTTCTAACCAGTTCATCGAAGGATTTGAAGACAAGTTAATCGGTAAAAAAGTTGGGACAAAACAAAAACTTAACTTAACATTCCCTACAAACTACAGCAATACAGAACTTGCTGGTCAAAAAGTAGTATTTGAAGTAACGATCAACAAGATCCAAAAATCAGAAACACCTAAATTAAATGATGCTTTTGTAAAGAAAGTATCTAAGAAATCTAAAACAGTTGCAGAATATAAGAAAGAAGTAAAAGCTTCCCTTGAATCTGAGAAGAAAACTGAAGCAGAGTCAAATGTAAAATCTGACGTTATGAATAAGATCATTAAGAATGCCAAAGTTAAAACTTATCCAAAAGATCAAGTAAAATACTATGGTTACATTGCTCAGACTTCTTTAGAACAACAATTAACACAATCAGGAATGACATTAGATTCTTACTTAGAACAGATCGGAAAGACTCAAAAAGATTTTGAAAAAGAAGTTGAATCTGTTGGTAAGAGCACAACAAAACAAAAAATGGTATTCCAAGCAATTGCTAAGAAAGAAAATATTAAAGTAACAGATGCTGAATATAAAAAACAATTAAAATCTTTACTAAGTGCATATAGCTTAAAAGATGAAGCAGCTTTAATTGAAAAATATGGTAATGCACCAATCGCTGATATGAAACAATATCTTTTATATCAAAAAGTTATCGATTTTGTTGTAGATAAAGCAAAAGTAACGGAATCTAAATAA